The sequence below is a genomic window from Anaerocolumna chitinilytica.
TTTCCTTCCAGTTATACGTAAAGACCTGTGGTTAAGATCTGCTTTCATATATACTTAAAGCTAAATAATTATAAGTCCATTAAACACGATACAGCAGTAAACGTACATTGTCAATGGAACTGAATCATTCTTAATTTACTTTTTATACATATCAGACTTTTTTCATGAATTGGCTTATGTTATACTAAATAAGTTACAAATATATAATAATAACCTTCAAAAAAGGAGCTATATATGGATTGTAGAATCGGGTGCGGCGCATGCTGCATCGCCCCTTCAATTTCTTCCCCTATTCCTGGAATGCCACAGGGTAAACCAGCCGGAGTACGCTGTATTCAACTTACAGAAGACAATAAATGCAAACTATTCAAAGATGCCAGGCGCCCTAAAGTCTGCGGCAGCCTTACTCCCTCCTTTGAAATATGCGGTACTGATAAGGAAGAAGCACTTCTATATTGGAAGAACCTCGAAGCCCTTACAAAATAATCTTAACCAGCATTTTTTCCTCCAATTATGCATATATAAAAGTAATTCCCATTATTCTGTACATTAACAGTTGGAAATATTTGAATAGATTTTTGGGTTAGTGCTTGTAAACAGCGCTACATGGAGGACTATTATGGATAATACCGATAAAACATTGCGGCCGATCGTAAAGGATCAATATTACGGAAATCTTCAGATACAGGTAGTTTGTGAAGCCGGTCGCAGGCCTATCGATACTGCTACCATTAAGATTTATGACAGACAAAATCCTGATGAACTAATAGAAAGTCTTACCACTGATATCTCCGGTATTACTAAAATAATCGCACTGAAAGCCCCATTATTGGAATATAGTATGGAGCCCTCCGAACCAATGCCATACTCTGAATATTTAGTGGTGGCGAGTGCTCCTGGTCTTCAGACAGTTATTATCGATGGAGTTCAGATACTACCGGAAACAACTTCCATTCAATTAATCCGTCTTCCAGTGCTGGACAGTACAAATGAAACCTCAAAAGTATATGTAATCGGCCCGCATTTCCTCTATGGTGGTTATCCCATAAAGGTATTCGAACCGGAGGTAAAAGAAATGCCGGAAACAGATGCTACCATCACGATACCTGAATATCTAATCGTACATAATGGTATACCAAGTGACGCATCCGCTCCGGACTATTATGTTGAATACAAGGACTATATTAAAAATGTAGTCTCAAGTATAGCCTATGCCAATTGGACAAAGGAATCCCTTTATGCCGTAATTCTCTCGGTTCTGTCATTTTCTCTTAACCGTTATTTTACTAACTGGTATCAAAGACAGGGCTACTCTTTTCACATAACTTCCTCTACCGCTTATGACCAGTTATGGCTCTTTCGCCGGAACATCTATGAGAATATCAGCATTGCTGTAGACTACATGTTCAATTTATTTTTGGCGAGACCCGGTATCCTGCAGCCAATCCTGACACAAAGCTGCCGTGGGAATATCCTCGACTGCCCTAATATGATGTCACTTTGGGGTGCCAAAGCACTGGCTGATACCGGCTACGATACCATGTATATCCTCCATTTTTATTACGGAGATACTCTTTATATCAGTTACAGCAATGACATCGACAGTGTGGATTTTCCTTGGCAGGGGGAGCCTCTAAAAAAAGGAAGCCAGGATGGAAATATACGCGGGCTGCAAAAAATGCTCAATCTCTTAGCCCGTGTTTATCCCGCAATTCCCTTATTAGAGGAAGACAATATCTACGGTCCTATGACAGAAGCCGCTGTAACGGACTTTCAGAGAATAGCCCATTTGCCGGAAACAGGGGTGGTAGATTCTGCCACCTGGTATTCTCTCACCACCTTTTATAATACTCTCATGAGTGCTGAGCAGCGCTGTCAATAATAGAAAAGGTGTACTGTGCAGAGCAAATCCGCTTTTAGCGTAGGAGCTCTGCCAGTTCTCCCATATAAACAATATGAAGTTCATGAAGGGCTCTGGTAATTGCTACGTATAAAAGTTTGGCATCTGCATCATTCTTCTCGTAATTGTTAATGTCCGGGTTCCATAAAAGTACGCTGTCAAATTCCAGACCTTTTGTCATATGAATGGGCAGTACCATGATTCCATTGGTAAAATTCATCTCCTCCATATCTTCTTTTAAAGGTTCCAGGGTTATAAATTCTTTCAGCTTACTGTGTACAAACTTAGTTTCTTCTTCCGTCCTGCAAATAACCGCCTGGGTGGTATAGCCAGCTTCCTTACTATGATTTATGATCTCGGCTGTTTTAAGAATCATCTCCGTCTCTTCTAATGCCTGGTAGATAGAAACCTCATTGCCATGTCTGATAATCGGTTCAATTTCATAAGTTTTAAAAGTAGCATGCCGTAATACCCTGCTTGCGTAATTTGATATCTCCACAGTGTTTCGATAACTTTTTGCCAGCACGTAGAATTTATCCTTCTCTTCAGAAAATACCTTCTGTCTTAAGGATTCCCAGTCGTTCATTCCGGTGTCATAATGAATATTCTGAGTAATGTCTCCCATAATGGTATAGGTACATTCTGCAAATAATTGTTTCATACAATAGAAGACGGATACTCCGAAATCCTGTGCTTCATCCACAATAATATGGCTGACAAATTCAAAATCTCTGGTTTCCTTCAGTCTTCTCTTTAGGAAGGTCAGCATGGCAAGATCATAAATGTCGATTTCCTTTGCAGTAAAATCACTGATTAACAGCTTCACCACATCGTTACCCGGTATGGAATATCCAAAACTTTTAAATTTATCTGCTTCCAACAGACTTTTTAAAAATTCCAGATACATCTCTTCCAGGTTGTATTTCGTATTTTTCTTTCCAAAGTACTCTTTGTACTTCTTCGTCTCGATACTGATTATTTCCTTTTCCTGCTGCTCTCTTTCATTTATCAGCTTAACCTTACTAACAAGGCGTTTATTTAAGAGCTCTTGCTTTTCTGACAAGGGTTTTTCTTTAAATATCGTCAGAAACTCACGTATTTCATTTTCCGGATAGATGTTTTTATCGTGATAAATGATGTCTTCCGGCCGAATAATAGTTGATTCATACCATTCCAGGTAATATTCCAAGGCTTTGATAAAGTCCAAAGAACCTTTATAGCGCTTTAATAAAGTTCTGGTATCTGACTTCTCTTTAATCTTTGAACAGCTTTTTGCAAATGGACTGATAAGTTTATATTTCTTCTTTTTCAGGTCAAAGTCCTTATCCAACAGGGAGATTAAGAATTCCTCCAGGGTCATCTGGTTGATATTATAAACATCCAGATTAGGCAGAACCCCCGTAATATAATTTAAGAGCATCTTATTACTGCCGATAATATAAAACTCATCCGAACGGCACCGCTCCTTATAATTATAAAGGATATAGGATATACGGTGCATCGCAACTGTCGTCTTACCGCTTCCCGCAACTCCCTGCACAATTACGCTGTGCCAGGGTGTATCCCTGATAATATCATTCTGCTCTTTTTGGATAGTCGCAATGATTTCACCTAATACCACCTCTTTGTTTTTACCAAGGTATTTTGTAAGAAATTCATCATTTGCTATAACATCCGTATCATAATAGTCTACCAGTTTACTTTCTGCGATCTCAAAGGTTCTCTTTAAGTCCAGTCCAATGTGAATCTTGTCACCATAAGGAGACAGATAGGAGCTTTCACCCACATCACTGTCGTAATAAACACTGGAAACAGGAGCCCTCCAGTCTACTACAATGATTTCCGTACTGCTCTTACTGACTCCGTTTTTCCCAATGTATAAGGAGAATTGTTTTTTCTCCTCCTCTTCCTCCAGTCCTTCTTTTACCTCCATCCCCAGCTCTCGGTAGTCGATTCGCCCAAAGAAAGGTTTCTTAAGTGCCGCAATATTTTTACTCAGAGAACGCTCCAAATCCGTCTGTCTGCTAATTCCCATAACAAGATCATTGTGAAGCTCCGGGTTATTGGACCGGTAATTGTCATACATTTCCTTGGTTTCGGCACGAACCTTTGTAAGTTCCGCACTCTGTGTTTCCACATTATACTGTATGATCTGTACACATTCCTTTAAATGCTCATCTTCCCTTTCCCACTCACTTCTTAGCTCTTCATGTCTTTCCGCCAAAGGGCTTTCGCCCATTTTTACATTCTCCATGATACCCTCCTATAGGTCTAGTTTGCACGGGTCTACTGCGAACTAATGGTTTAAGTCCGGTTAACAGGTTACCTGTATCATATTAAAGGAAATTTTAAAAAAATACTAGACTTTTCTTTTCAATTATGGTATCATTCATAATGTAGTTTACCTAAAGGTAAGGAAAAAGCTGTCAGACAATTCTGACAGCTTTATTTTTTTCTATTATAATCCTTCCTTGTCTTAAGACTGCTTGTAAAACCCTTACTTACACCGGTAATTCTCTTATAATATCATCAGCAAGTTTGTTTATCTCCTTTGTGCCATCTATCTTTTCATCCAATAATTCCACGATCTTAATCAGATTATGTAAGTTCCCTTTTTTCTCGTAGATTTGAATTAATAATTTCTGAAACTGTATCAGGGATATTTTCTCCGGTACGACTCCCTTTATGATTTCGGGGTGCTTCTCTGCCAGATTATCTGTAAGACTCTTCGTCAGTTGTTTATTAATTATCTTTCCATATTGGCTGATGGAAACCTTCTCCAAATCCGTGTAGATTTGTGTAAAGGATACCTCTTCTTCCCTTGTAAAGGTACTCTCATATAGTATTTCATCATAGGCTAGAATACGGTAGGAGAACTTATCCATCTCTTCCCTGTCTCTGATTCGTATCTTTGGCAGCAGTAAGCCCAGAGAACCTGCCAGCCTTTTTCTGATATCCGATAATGCTGCAAATCTTCCGGTACTTTCCTCATATGCAGCTGCTACCAGTCCGGTACCGATTTCTAGCAGCAAAGGTTCAGCCAGGATATTCTCCAATACTTCCCCAGAAGGTTTCCCTTCACTCTTTTCTGAAAAATCCATACGTTCCTCACCCTGAAACATATAGTCCAGAGAACAATTTAGAAGGTGGCTAAGAGATACTGCCAGCTCAATATCCGGATACCCCATCCCTCTCTCCCACTTCGATATAGCCTGAGGTGTAACACCAAGCCTTAAGGCAAGTTCTTCCTGGGTAAAATGATTATCTTTTCTTGCCTGTATTAATCTGTTTTCAAAACCATTCATTGCTTTCCTTCCTCCGTATAAGTACTGTTCCTTTAAGGATTATTTGATATTTAGTGTTATCATTATAATACCAGAGGATAAATGAGAAGTAAAACAACGAAAGGTTCATATGCTTCTAAACGGGAGGAAATACTTATAATCGGCTGAATCTTATATAGTTACAAAATGACGTGCCTCTTATCTAAATGGTATTGTATTTCTTATGTCCTGTTTTTATCTATTTCAGATCTGTCTTGCATCAAGCAATCTTAAAATATAATCATATATTTTATTAACAACGCTTTTATCCTTGAAGCAGAAAGCTTTGTAATCCTTCATTAAGAAATCTTCTTCCCTAGGTGATGATTGTAGAATAATATTAATCGTGTTTACAGAAGGATTAATATATTTCCGAATAGTATCGTTTACTTCATCAATCATCAATATCCTTATATCATATTCCATAAATTCTTTCATACTTGATGATAAGTATTCTATAGTGTATTGTTCCTGGAGATTAATAATCATTACATCAGGTTCATATATGCTATAAACTTGATTTAGAATATGTCTGTCTGTTATAATATCTGCCCTATCTTCATTAAAATTATTAATTGGTATTATCCCATTACAAATATCCTCCTCTGTATTTTTAGAGCATACAGAAATAGCATTATATCCATCTCTACGAAATAATGCACGCAGACTGTTGCTAATATCTTTCATGTTATTACCGGAAATATTGAGAATATTTATAGTGGGACAATTAATTACTTTCTGTTCATATTTTATCTGTTGATACTTATAATAATCTGTTCCTATCAGTAATTTATTAGAACTATGTTTTAGTTCCTGCTTTATTTCAGCAAGACTTAATTCCGGCCTTTTCTTTATAATCTCACTAACAGCAAAAGTTATATAGGGAGCAGCATAACTGTTACATAAAGATGTTACTTCCTCACATCCGTTATAGTTCTTAATCCGGTGCATACTTCCTGTAATACAATCTATGCCATCTGGTATATAGGAATTATAAATATATTCGCCAGCTTTCACTATATCCCTCAAATCACATTTAACTCCGATAACTTCTTTGAAGGAAGCAGGTGCTGTAAAAATATTTTGATTATGGCATGCCGCTACAATAATCAGACCTTTTGAAGTAACTCTTTGTATAGTTTCTTCAATCTCTTTAAAGTCTTTATAATACACCGATCCTGCACTCAAATTCACCAGGTGAATCTTCTGTTCCACACACCATTCTAATGCCCTGATCAATTGAGCTTTCAAGCCTTTTTGTGTACCTTTCGTTAGTATTTTTATACTTGATAAGCTAACTTCTTTCGCATATTTTCTGATAATAGCAGCGCAGGTTGTTCCATGTGAATTTTCATAGGTATCATAGCCGTATCTAGTTTGGATTATAAGGTCTTGCGTTATTTCAATATTATAATCCAATTGTCCGATATTATAGTAATCTTCGTTAATTCCATCATCTATAATCGCTATATGTATACTCATTGGAATTAAACTGCTTCCCTTTCGTACACTTCACATAAAAGTTCTATAATGTTGTTAATGGTTTTAAATTTACCTTGTATAATAAACTCTTGTGGAATCTTAATATTACATTCTTTTTCAAGATCAAAGTAGAGATAAAGTAAGTCTCTTGCATTAAATCCCCAATCGTATCCCAACAACTGTATATCTAAAAATGTAGCGTCTTTTTGATCAATATTAATATGAAACCTATTCAGGAAAATTCTATTTACTTTCTCATACGCCTTATCATAATTTGACGATATCCTGTCCATTTTCATTCCTTTCCTTTCTTTACTTCCTAATCCGAAGTTCAGATATTTACATACCCCACTTCAAGTGCTATACATGTAACATAGCAATGCCTAGTTCGAAATCCTTGAAACCCAACGAAGGAACCTAATATCACCATCTTGATAAACGGATTATAATCTACAAAATTTCTATATCTGAATAATTACTTAACCTATTTATAATATCATCCGCCATCGAAATCCCATGCTCTTTATTAAATATATTAAAAATCATTTTATTATCATTTTCATATTTCTTGATTTTTTGATTAATAAAATCACTCTCTAACTTAATATAAGTATCTCCGCTTAATCTCAATACAGATTCCCAGTCCATTTGGATATTGGCCAGATTAAAAGAATCGACCT
It includes:
- a CDS encoding YkgJ family cysteine cluster protein, whose amino-acid sequence is MDCRIGCGACCIAPSISSPIPGMPQGKPAGVRCIQLTEDNKCKLFKDARRPKVCGSLTPSFEICGTDKEEALLYWKNLEALTK
- a CDS encoding peptidoglycan-binding domain-containing protein translates to MDNTDKTLRPIVKDQYYGNLQIQVVCEAGRRPIDTATIKIYDRQNPDELIESLTTDISGITKIIALKAPLLEYSMEPSEPMPYSEYLVVASAPGLQTVIIDGVQILPETTSIQLIRLPVLDSTNETSKVYVIGPHFLYGGYPIKVFEPEVKEMPETDATITIPEYLIVHNGIPSDASAPDYYVEYKDYIKNVVSSIAYANWTKESLYAVILSVLSFSLNRYFTNWYQRQGYSFHITSSTAYDQLWLFRRNIYENISIAVDYMFNLFLARPGILQPILTQSCRGNILDCPNMMSLWGAKALADTGYDTMYILHFYYGDTLYISYSNDIDSVDFPWQGEPLKKGSQDGNIRGLQKMLNLLARVYPAIPLLEEDNIYGPMTEAAVTDFQRIAHLPETGVVDSATWYSLTTFYNTLMSAEQRCQ
- a CDS encoding HelD family protein, with translation MENVKMGESPLAERHEELRSEWEREDEHLKECVQIIQYNVETQSAELTKVRAETKEMYDNYRSNNPELHNDLVMGISRQTDLERSLSKNIAALKKPFFGRIDYRELGMEVKEGLEEEEEKKQFSLYIGKNGVSKSSTEIIVVDWRAPVSSVYYDSDVGESSYLSPYGDKIHIGLDLKRTFEIAESKLVDYYDTDVIANDEFLTKYLGKNKEVVLGEIIATIQKEQNDIIRDTPWHSVIVQGVAGSGKTTVAMHRISYILYNYKERCRSDEFYIIGSNKMLLNYITGVLPNLDVYNINQMTLEEFLISLLDKDFDLKKKKYKLISPFAKSCSKIKEKSDTRTLLKRYKGSLDFIKALEYYLEWYESTIIRPEDIIYHDKNIYPENEIREFLTIFKEKPLSEKQELLNKRLVSKVKLINEREQQEKEIISIETKKYKEYFGKKNTKYNLEEMYLEFLKSLLEADKFKSFGYSIPGNDVVKLLISDFTAKEIDIYDLAMLTFLKRRLKETRDFEFVSHIIVDEAQDFGVSVFYCMKQLFAECTYTIMGDITQNIHYDTGMNDWESLRQKVFSEEKDKFYVLAKSYRNTVEISNYASRVLRHATFKTYEIEPIIRHGNEVSIYQALEETEMILKTAEIINHSKEAGYTTQAVICRTEEETKFVHSKLKEFITLEPLKEDMEEMNFTNGIMVLPIHMTKGLEFDSVLLWNPDINNYEKNDADAKLLYVAITRALHELHIVYMGELAELLR
- a CDS encoding helix-turn-helix domain-containing protein; this translates as MNGFENRLIQARKDNHFTQEELALRLGVTPQAISKWERGMGYPDIELAVSLSHLLNCSLDYMFQGEERMDFSEKSEGKPSGEVLENILAEPLLLEIGTGLVAAAYEESTGRFAALSDIRKRLAGSLGLLLPKIRIRDREEMDKFSYRILAYDEILYESTFTREEEVSFTQIYTDLEKVSISQYGKIINKQLTKSLTDNLAEKHPEIIKGVVPEKISLIQFQKLLIQIYEKKGNLHNLIKIVELLDEKIDGTKEINKLADDIIRELPV
- a CDS encoding S8 family serine peptidase — translated: MSIHIAIIDDGINEDYYNIGQLDYNIEITQDLIIQTRYGYDTYENSHGTTCAAIIRKYAKEVSLSSIKILTKGTQKGLKAQLIRALEWCVEQKIHLVNLSAGSVYYKDFKEIEETIQRVTSKGLIIVAACHNQNIFTAPASFKEVIGVKCDLRDIVKAGEYIYNSYIPDGIDCITGSMHRIKNYNGCEEVTSLCNSYAAPYITFAVSEIIKKRPELSLAEIKQELKHSSNKLLIGTDYYKYQQIKYEQKVINCPTINILNISGNNMKDISNSLRALFRRDGYNAISVCSKNTEEDICNGIIPINNFNEDRADIITDRHILNQVYSIYEPDVMIINLQEQYTIEYLSSSMKEFMEYDIRILMIDEVNDTIRKYINPSVNTINIILQSSPREEDFLMKDYKAFCFKDKSVVNKIYDYILRLLDARQI
- a CDS encoding peptide maturation system acyl carrier-related protein, encoding MKMDRISSNYDKAYEKVNRIFLNRFHINIDQKDATFLDIQLLGYDWGFNARDLLYLYFDLEKECNIKIPQEFIIQGKFKTINNIIELLCEVYEREAV